The region AAACaagtatataaatttataaattaacAATTATTGAAATTTATTGAATATCATGGATAGAACAAACATAATCCACTCTTAAAAGTATTAATCTTAATTAAACTCTCCAACTTGAATAGGCAACTTTTTCAGATATGCTTCGTTTCAAATGTTTCATGTAACTACTTCACACAACCCCCACTAAACTTGCCATTATTTCAAGAAAAAGAAATGTGGTTGACATGAGCTAATAATGGATGAtcatagaagaagaaaaatcagtgtttttattattattatttctacaAAATGAGATATTATACAAGTGTAAGGGATTGAACCAGCTTGTTTCAAGGGCTAATCCGCAACTACAAACAGCTACATCAACCTGTATAAAAAAAATGGAGACAAAAATATCGAACAACATTTTCATTTGAAAGAAACAAATTTGGACCTTCCCACAACtaagcctcctcctccaaatcaaGTCCATTCCTCTGCTGCCTTCTAGAAAAAACAGCTTTAAATGATTCATGTTCAGCTCGAAGTTGCTCTTGAAAGACACTCTGCTGTTTTGGTTCACCATTACTCTTTCTTGGCTTGAAGCAGTCTTCAGATAAAGGATTGGATTTCTGCAACAGTCAAGTAAAGAATAATGGGAATATGAGAATATGAGAgtaatttcaaaaataataaagCCTAGTCTGGTGTCATACAAATGAAAAGAAGCCATTCAAAGTGAATTTCAACGTAATAATGCTATTGTTACAATTTGAGATGTATATAACAAAGAATTTTCCTCGCAAACTACGCATAGTAGTCTCATACAGAAGAACCATCGTCAATATATCACATAAAATAGTTCTGtacaaataataatagtaataagaACTGTTTTGACGGTGAAGCAACTAACCGAATTGTATCCAGCTCCAGGTCCAATTATCAAGGACAGGGTATTTGATTTCTTTGCTGCACTTATTGAAAACCCAGTGTAGCCACCCTGCAGGAATGAAGAGTGCGGTTAACAGATTTAATCACAAAACAGAATTTGAAGTCTGTGATTGGGTTTGTGCTTGCATGTTGAGAAAGAGGAAGAGACAATGACAGCTTGAAAGAGAAAGATCTAAGATGATCAATATTCATTTAGAAACTGAAGAGACAAATTTCAGAAACAATTCCAAGCATCTCAAAAATCAGCTTAAGGTGAATATTCATAATTCCTGTTATCACTAATGCTTTAGATGAAGAACTCAGTCACTCATCACTAGAACCAGTATTTAGATTTTAGACATAACATGGTCAACATAAAATGCCATTAAATTGAAAGAGAGCAACATATACCAGTGTCCCCGAACATTGGCAAAGTGTTATACGTACCTGGTCACCCCAGCGTACAGATTTTGCTTCCTTACCATAAGCTTGAATTAGACCAGACAGAGCATTTAAATTACCCTTAATGGATTCAGTTTGTTCAGTATCATCTTCATCTAATTCATTAGACCATTTACTCCTACCTAGGTCTTTCACTTCAGTTGCATTCTCTACTTCAACAGGGCAGCTCTTCCCATCTTTTGAAGAATCTAACAATCAAAATGTGAGATACAGCTTTCAAATTAAAGAGTATGTATAAGGAACACTCAGATCACAGAGTGCACTAAAAAACACGGAAAAGATATTTCAAAAAGTTTAGAACTAAAGAATCAAATACTGGTATTCCTCCATTTCAAAAGAAATTACGAAAAAATTATGAAAAGATAATTAGTATGtgttaaaaaaaatcattgcATTGAACTTTTAAAGCACAATATGCCATAAATTATTTGTGTAGCCAAAAAGATAACAGATATATGAATTTCAGTAATGGTGCAATAATTACTGCACTGAAAAAATATAATAGAAGACGCACAAGAAACCATTTAAGAAAATTAATATAATCATAACATCATCCTTCCATAATTAAAGGATGTAACTGTCATATGGAACCCACAAAACTCAAGCATACCATCAGGTGCATCATCTCCAATAGAAGATGCTACGATGGAGTCAGTATTTTGTCCTTGCAATCCAGATGGAAAATCATCAGTGTCTTCATCATCCATGGCCATGTCCACCTAGCAGATATAACACCCATAATTACATCAAATTATCAATTAGTAAAAACAAAAAAACCTAACTCCCAGTGTTCTATGAATTGTAAAAGTTGGACAATAGATTATCTTAAATATGCTAAGCTAAGTAATATATTTTGATTATTTTTCTTACTTGTTTTGCTATGAATAATAATAAGATAACAATGAATAACTCAAAGTTATACATAATGAGATTGCATGACAGAACCATTTGTATCTATCTATGATAACATGAAAATGTGCCATTTCTATTTTTAGCTTGCGTCAAACATAATATTAAATCATAACACAATAAAAGAACATGATCAATCAAGCTTTAGAAGCCCAAGCAGAAGAAAAATGAACACTTCTTGATTACCTCTTGAATTCCACTCTTTTTCAGATCATCTCCATTGAAAAGTGACTGTAACAGCAAAAATAACACATTAAAACCCAAGCACACAAGAAAACACTTTTCAAAAGAAATGCTCAAATTTCTTTGTATATTGCGTTCATATTTCTAATATTAATGTCTTCTTCAAGATCCAATAGATTCAGCCAAAGTGAAATTTAACAAACCTTGACATCCAGTCGTAAGTGAAATGATGGAGCTTCTTCCCATTGTTGAGACATTTTCTGTATGTCATCAAGACTAAAACCATGTACATTTCTAGCTGCACAGCCCTGAAATAAAAGATatcaatattactctacagttaTGGTAATTTTCACTAGATGGTTATCCAATGTCATAGTACATCAAAATTAAAATACATCTCGGACACGTGAAAAACTCATCCTATATTACTCCAACACCTTTTTATATTCATACCCCCCAGAAAAAAAAATAGCCACAAGTCTTTCATCATTCACCAGAGACCaaaaacattgaaaaaaatatatattttgatccAGCACTGTTCTTAATTTAGTCAAAGAGGATACACTCACCGCTGGATCCTTATAAGATGCTTCTAATACATATACTTCATAACCCGAACTCTGATAAAAAGCAAGTCACACAAATCAGCAAAGCAACTAAAAGATGGTGAAACCAGATTTAACTAGGCTGATGAATAACCATCATCAAAAGAAACAACATGGGTATCCGCATAAAAAAGAATAGAGCAATATACAGTTGTTATTAAAGAAAGTACACAAACATTTATCGAAATGCAGATTGTATTTGCAATGTTAGTTTTCCCCGAAGGCAGAAACCTCACATATCCAACTTCCTCCACCAATCTCAAAATTAAACCAAACACCTACCCCAGCAAGATATAAAGAtctactttttttcttttcttaaggaaaaaaacataaaaatatatatatacacacacaataCATAAAAGAGACTAATTGAATGAAACAGATCTATAGAGCAACAGATGGTAAAAAAAGATAAAAGATATGCATCCACTTTTCTTAAAAGTCCGCCATTTGTCAACATTCACAGATCGACAGATGATCATTAATATTAATACTAAATTAAGTATTACATTGAATTAAGATATTGAAGTGAAGCAAGTAAGATATGCGGTTTGTTAGTGAAAGCAAACACCTGTAAGCAAATCAGTAAAAAAAAACCATTATCTTATAAAAATGGTAAGCACAGAAAGTTAGTAACAAATACCACTGTGGGAATCATGACAAGCCCAAGTGTAACCAGTGATTATATACAATGTCTTCAATTACTTAGCAATAAAAACAATCCATATCATTCTCCATAATAAATCAAAATGATTCCAAACAGAATCTTACAgtaagcaagaaagaaaaaaaaaaattatgcagCACTAAGAAAAATCCGGCTCAGCCATCAAGTTACTCAATAGCTACCAAAAAATGCTAACTTAAAATGACCTAAAACAGGAAGatctttcaaaaattaaaattaaaaagcaAACCTCTCAAATTCTGACAACAATTATAATACAAGTCAGCTGATGAGTCATGGCAGCTAATTGAATCATAAACAAGCACCATATTCAGTCTCATAACTGATTAAACTTAAGCCAAACAGTACATTTTTCCTTTGAAGACTGCTCTCATAAGGGGTTTCTCACAGCATCCatcagaattttttttaaaaatgtttttaGCTTTGACAAGcacaatcatttaacacattgcaTGAGATAAGACATGGTGGCTAAATTTTACACAAAAAGGAATGTGCATTTCAAAGAGATTTAAGTTGGCACTCCAGAACGCATGGCAGTGGTTGGGAAGAAGAGAGAATTGAGTTTATACCTTTGCAATTGCCCAAAACTGAGCAAAATCAGCTACCCGCAGATTGCGGTCATCCACTAAGAAGACGAAGCACAAATACCAGGAAGAAAAGGATCAATTGCCGAACAAAACTGCATCTGTGGTTAGATAAAAGTGCTTGGGCACTGCCCTACTTAATTTATAATCACACTAGATCATTTATCTTACTGAGCCCTGGCAAGCCAACATAACTAGAATAATCTTTATTTACCGGATCTTCTTTTATTCCAATTAGAAAAGAAAGTTTTTAAATGGACAACAAACTACTTTAGTTTCCTAGCCTAAGCGATAATCCAGGCAGATTTGGGATTCAAGTATGCAACCATCTTTGCAAGGAGAAAAACATCTCCCAGTTAGAGCCACCGCCAGCATAAAAGTGAGATATTGGACATCAGAAGTCACACTCTCTCTCAACATCATTAGACCAATCAAATCAGCAAatcaaataccaaaaataaaaacaaacagaTTGCAGGTTATCCCATCAGGGAAAAGATCTCAATGATGCGCAATTTACAAATGGCTACAATGCAAAAAGAAACgaggaaaaaaaaaaggtaaaagagaacattttcatttaaatgattATGAATATATCTAAATGGAAACTCGTACCAATAATGAAGGTGAAAACTCCCTCTTCTAGAGTCTTTTTAAATGCTTTCAACATGCTAGATTGGTAAGCCTGCGAGGAAGACAAAATAGCACGGACTTGAtaaaagtaaaatataaaataaactgTATAAAAAAAAAGCACCTATTTATCCTTCAAAATCTCAAATCAAAAACCTAAAATCTTACAGACATCCAGAACTTATTTGCAGATAAAACAgccaatatattaatattttggaCATTTTTAGTTTGCATTACAATTACCGCTTCCATTTCAGGTTCGTAGCAATACTCCATCACTATCTTTTTGACTGGTTTCTTCTTTCCTCTGGCAGAGCCGGAAGATTTTGAAACATCACTCTCCTCAACCTTtacaattttagaaaaaactattcaaaatttcaAATATTCTGAACAAGCATTATAACCGCATGAACATGAAAAGTAGAGAGGACTACTAAAAACAATGACAACAATAGAACCTTTTCAACTTCAGTCATGAAATAATCATCCATTGAATGAATTCGTGGAGCAGcaccaccattttcaacctctacATCACGCAACATCTTGGCTAAGTAGCTCTTACCACTGCCTGATtgtgaaaaggaaaaaaaagtctAAACATCCATGaagttggtaaaaaaaaaaactaaaactccAGCAAAGATCTTAAGAACGAACTGGTGAAGTAACAAATCAGTGAAGAACTAAATATATGTGATATAAATAGATAtatgattattaaaaaaaaaaactccatccAAACCCCAGCGAAGATATTAAGAATGAGCAAGTAAAGAGATAAAATTGGTACCAGGAAGTCCTCGAAGAATTATCACAAAATGATCAGGGCGGGTAGCTCGGTGTGGCTTCTTAAATAATTGAGAAGCATCAACAACAACTGGCTTATTAGAAGATGAAGGTTTCAGCAAAAAAGATCGGTCCTCTCCCCGGAACTGCTTTGGCATTGCCCCGTGGTTGGCTTGTGATTCCTTGAAAATTCAAACACTATTAATTGCATACTTAAAAAACTGAACTGCAAGGTGAACTTCTTTTGTaactaaagaagaagaaataaataaagcAGTCATACCTGCGTTGAAAAGCCAGAAGAAGTATGCAAAAATGGCTTATTGTGGAAATAAGATTGTGGCAATGATTGGGTTTCAGGAATTGGTGGACAAGATGAAGCTGACATTGCTGATGAACTAACAGGAAACAAAGAAGAGGGTCTTTGTGGGTGCGAAGAATAGGCTCTCAACTCTGAAGACGCCGGTAATGGAGGGTGGTCCAtcggaagaggaggaggaggtggagaaaGAGGCAGGGGAGGCTGTCCACCAAAAAATCGAGGACCCTGCAAATGACCCATTTCACCACCGGGGCGCGGGAAATAACCTCTGGGTTCATTCACATTCTGATGCTGCAATCCATAACCATGGTGGTGTTGTGGCTGGAGATAATTATGATTAGAATTACTTGTATAAGGATATGGAGGTTCATTACCAAAACACTCAGCTCGACCACCCTCCACTAAACCATGCACCCTCCGATCCTCACCGGGCCCAAACCCTGGAACAGGTGATCCACCCGATACGCCGCCGTGATCACGAATCATCTTCAATCTCCGCTCATCGACCAACGGAGAATTCGGATTAAAGTCCCCGGAACCAAACTCATCAACCCTAAGCCTCTTACGATTCCTATCACCATCAACCCCGGCGTACTCAGAGTGTTGTGGCGCGAATTGTCCGTAAGGCCCCGGATGGCCGAATCCTCCACCATGAGCATTAGGGTTTCCCATAACATTAATCGGAGGTGGGGGTCGATAGGGGTCGAGAGCGGGCCTGCAGAGAGAGTGATCGGGATGGAACTGGAAAGGAGGTGGAGAGCAAAAAGGAAAGTGAGGGAAGGAGCAGGTAGGGCAGATGGTGGTGTTACCCTGGATTGGAGGAGGTGTGGGAGGGGGACGCCATTGCTGGGGATGATGATGACGGTGCTGATACTCCATTGATGTGCGTTGGTGGAGAGTTGAGCTTCAATGGAAGAGAATAGCAATACAGAAAGGATTAGGGTTTTGAAAGAATGGATTTGAGTGATTCAATAAAAGATAAAGAAAGGTGATAGATCTGCAGTCACTCATGTCTCATGATGGTGTTGATGCAGaagaaagaacaagaagaagcATACATACTGCAAAAATGGAATAAACAGGAGCCCTTTACACAAAAATACCTTCAAAATGTAAACTAATTCTAAACTTGTCTTTCTGTTCTATAAGAGGTAACTATGAAATGACAAATTAGGCAGACCCTATTAAATCTCAATAACAAACTAGATATAACTTCTGATCGAGACTCAATGTGATCGTAAAAGTCGACACTACTACTAAATAATATGTATCTACAAGATCTAGCCAACCTCcaaaataaaatagcataaaagaaagtaacattagttaataaaattgaagaaatgatAAAATTCAAAGAACAATAATACCATACCATGCCACATTAGCATGATATAccgaaatttgaaaaaaaaaattaggaaatcttttttcccaaatttttttgttattctagGTTATAAAAAGTTAAATTTTTGTTGCTTACGATACCAATAAGATACTTATGAATATAGGAAATTATCCTGTAAAGCATCCCACACCAAGCCGCAAAGTTCGGCCTCGCGACACCCAAGGGCCTCGCCATATGAGACCGGGGACACAAGGCCCCCCCAAGTGTGGGCCTCGCTATCATCCGCACGC is a window of Humulus lupulus chromosome 4, drHumLupu1.1, whole genome shotgun sequence DNA encoding:
- the LOC133830480 gene encoding uncharacterized protein LOC133830480 isoform X2 — translated: MEYQHRHHHPQQWRPPPTPPPIQGNTTICPTCSFPHFPFCSPPPFQFHPDHSLCRPALDPYRPPPPINVMGNPNAHGGGFGHPGPYGQFAPQHSEYAGVDGDRNRKRLRVDEFGSGDFNPNSPLVDERRLKMIRDHGGVSGGSPVPGFGPGEDRRVHGLVEGGRAECFGNEPPYPYTSNSNHNYLQPQHHHGYGLQHQNVNEPRGYFPRPGGEMGHLQGPRFFGGQPPLPLSPPPPPLPMDHPPLPASSELRAYSSHPQRPSSLFPVSSSAMSASSCPPIPETQSLPQSYFHNKPFLHTSSGFSTQESQANHGAMPKQFRGEDRSFLLKPSSSNKPVVVDASQLFKKPHRATRPDHFVIILRGLPGSGKSYLAKMLRDVEVENGGAAPRIHSMDDYFMTEVEKVEESDVSKSSGSARGKKKPVKKIVMEYCYEPEMEAAYQSSMLKAFKKTLEEGVFTFIIVDDRNLRVADFAQFWAIAKSSGYEVYVLEASYKDPAGCAARNVHGFSLDDIQKMSQQWEEAPSFHLRLDVKSLFNGDDLKKSGIQEVDMAMDDEDTDDFPSGLQGQNTDSIVASSIGDDAPDDSSKDGKSCPVEVENATEVKDLGWLHWVFNKCSKEIKYPVLDNWTWSWIQFEIQSFI
- the LOC133830480 gene encoding uncharacterized protein LOC133830480 isoform X1, coding for MEYQHRHHHPQQWRPPPTPPPIQGNTTICPTCSFPHFPFCSPPPFQFHPDHSLCRPALDPYRPPPPINVMGNPNAHGGGFGHPGPYGQFAPQHSEYAGVDGDRNRKRLRVDEFGSGDFNPNSPLVDERRLKMIRDHGGVSGGSPVPGFGPGEDRRVHGLVEGGRAECFGNEPPYPYTSNSNHNYLQPQHHHGYGLQHQNVNEPRGYFPRPGGEMGHLQGPRFFGGQPPLPLSPPPPPLPMDHPPLPASSELRAYSSHPQRPSSLFPVSSSAMSASSCPPIPETQSLPQSYFHNKPFLHTSSGFSTQESQANHGAMPKQFRGEDRSFLLKPSSSNKPVVVDASQLFKKPHRATRPDHFVIILRGLPGSGKSYLAKMLRDVEVENGGAAPRIHSMDDYFMTEVEKVEESDVSKSSGSARGKKKPVKKIVMEYCYEPEMEAAYQSSMLKAFKKTLEEGVFTFIIVDDRNLRVADFAQFWAIAKSSGYEVYVLEASYKDPAGCAARNVHGFSLDDIQKMSQQWEEAPSFHLRLDVKSLFNGDDLKKSGIQEVDMAMDDEDTDDFPSGLQGQNTDSIVASSIGDDAPDDSSKDGKSCPVEVENATEVKDLGRSKWSNELDEDDTEQTESIKGNLNALSGLIQAYGKEAKSVRWGDQGGYTGFSISAAKKSNTLSLIIGPGAGYNSKSNPLSEDCFKPRKSNGEPKQQSVFQEQLRAEHESFKAVFSRRQQRNGLDLEEEA